The Mesorhizobium sp. NBSH29 genome has a segment encoding these proteins:
- a CDS encoding ligase-associated DNA damage response exonuclease → MRARDLLHPRPEGLYCPPGDFYIDPVRPVDRALITHGHADHARSGHAHVMATRETLEIMAIRYGEDFAGTRQIAVPGETVDVGGVRITFHPAGHVLGSAQICVEHKGVRIVASGDYKRRRDPTCAPFEPISCDVFITEATFGLPVFRHPPAEDEIGRLIHSVAQFPERTHLVGAYALGKAQRVIRLLRDLGHDRPIFIHGALARLSEYYETQGVALGTLEPATLEKGSKKDFAGAIVVGPPSAFADRWARRFADPVSCFASGWMRIRQRAKQRGVELPLIISDHSDWDELTATITETGASEVWVTHGREEALVRWCEINGIAARPLHLVGYEDEAE, encoded by the coding sequence ATGCGTGCACGTGACCTGCTACACCCCCGCCCTGAAGGGCTCTATTGCCCGCCCGGCGATTTTTATATCGATCCGGTGCGCCCGGTTGACCGCGCCCTGATCACGCACGGCCATGCCGACCATGCTCGTTCGGGTCATGCCCATGTGATGGCGACACGCGAAACGCTGGAAATTATGGCGATCCGCTATGGCGAGGATTTTGCCGGCACTAGGCAGATTGCGGTGCCCGGCGAGACGGTCGACGTGGGCGGGGTGAGAATTACTTTTCATCCAGCGGGCCATGTTCTGGGCTCGGCGCAGATCTGCGTGGAACACAAGGGCGTGCGCATTGTTGCGTCGGGCGATTACAAGCGACGCCGTGACCCGACCTGCGCCCCGTTCGAGCCAATTTCCTGCGATGTTTTCATTACCGAGGCGACATTCGGGCTGCCAGTCTTTCGTCATCCGCCAGCAGAGGACGAAATCGGGCGGCTGATCCATTCGGTGGCGCAGTTTCCAGAACGCACCCATCTGGTCGGGGCCTATGCGCTTGGCAAGGCTCAACGCGTCATCCGCCTGCTGCGCGATCTCGGCCACGACCGGCCGATCTTCATTCACGGGGCATTGGCCCGTCTCAGTGAGTATTATGAGACCCAGGGCGTGGCGCTCGGCACGCTGGAGCCGGCGACACTGGAAAAAGGCTCGAAGAAGGATTTCGCGGGTGCCATAGTCGTTGGCCCACCTTCGGCTTTTGCCGACCGCTGGGCGCGGCGGTTCGCTGATCCCGTTTCTTGCTTTGCTTCCGGATGGATGCGTATTCGCCAGCGCGCAAAACAGCGCGGCGTCGAACTGCCACTGATCATCTCTGATCATTCTGACTGGGATGAATTGACCGCGACGATCACGGAGACCGGGGCCAGTGAGGTCTGGGTCACACACGGACGCGAGGAAGCGCTTGTCCGATGGTGCGAGATCAACGGCATTGCTGCCCGACCGCTTCATCTGGTCGGCTACGAGGATGAAGCCGAGTGA
- a CDS encoding NAD(P)H-dependent flavin oxidoreductase: MALPEILSKNLRLPVVAAPLFIISHPPLVLAQCKAGVVGSFPALNARPEAQLDEWLAEVTESLAAHDAMNPDAPSAPFAVNQIVHKSNKRLEHDLRMCVKYKVPIVISSLGAVEEVNQAVHSYGGIVLHDIIHDRHAKNAIRRGADGLIAVAAGAGGHAGTLSPFALVQEIRQWFDGPLLLSGAIANGGAVLAAQAMGADMAYIGSPFIATDEARAVDAYKQMIVDSKAADIVCSNLFTGVHGNYLKESIRHAGMDPDNLAVSDPSKMNFETASAKAWKEIWGCGQGIGAVKEIVPTAALVERLADEYQAAKARLVG, from the coding sequence ATGGCGCTGCCGGAAATCCTCTCCAAAAACCTTCGCCTGCCGGTTGTCGCCGCACCGCTGTTCATCATCTCGCATCCGCCGCTGGTGCTGGCGCAGTGCAAGGCTGGTGTGGTCGGCTCGTTTCCCGCGCTCAATGCGCGCCCCGAAGCCCAGTTGGATGAGTGGCTGGCAGAGGTGACCGAAAGTCTGGCCGCCCATGACGCGATGAACCCTGACGCTCCTTCCGCGCCGTTTGCGGTCAACCAGATCGTGCACAAGTCCAATAAGAGGCTGGAGCATGATCTGCGCATGTGTGTGAAGTACAAGGTGCCCATCGTCATCTCCTCGCTCGGCGCGGTCGAGGAGGTGAACCAGGCGGTGCATTCCTATGGCGGCATCGTGCTGCACGATATCATTCACGACCGGCACGCCAAGAATGCGATCCGGCGCGGCGCTGATGGGTTGATTGCCGTCGCCGCAGGAGCAGGCGGCCATGCGGGCACTCTGTCTCCATTCGCCCTGGTGCAGGAAATCCGCCAGTGGTTCGACGGCCCGCTGCTTCTATCCGGTGCGATTGCCAATGGCGGCGCGGTGCTGGCAGCACAGGCCATGGGAGCTGATATGGCCTATATCGGCTCGCCCTTCATTGCCACAGACGAGGCGCGGGCGGTCGACGCCTACAAGCAGATGATCGTCGATTCCAAGGCTGCCGACATTGTCTGTTCCAACCTGTTCACCGGCGTTCATGGCAATTATCTGAAGGAATCTATCCGCCATGCCGGCATGGACCCTGACAATCTGGCCGTCTCCGATCCATCAAAGATGAACTTCGAGACGGCCTCGGCAAAAGCATGGAAAGAGATCTGGGGCTGCGGTCAGGGCATTGGTGCAGTCAAAGAGATCGTTCCGACGGCTGCGTTGGTAGAGCGACTGGCGGATGAGTATCAGGCAGCGAAAGCGCGGCTTGTTGGATAG
- a CDS encoding cisplatin damage response ATP-dependent DNA ligase: protein MNRFAELLDRLVLTPSRNGKVTLLVDYFRGTPDPDRGLALAAITGDLAIAAVKPAMLRTLVVERMDPVLFGYSYDYVGDLAETVSLVWPDGDAHRKPNRELTLAEVVDRLQAASRSDGPKVLAALLDQASIASRFALIKLVTGGLRIGVSARLAKQALADFGTVDVAEIEELWHGLAVPYAELFAWLEGKADKPEQTAQALFRPVMLSHPAEPNDLAKLDPADYAAEWKWDGIRVQAVSTGDTRRLYSRTGDDISGAFPDLVEAMDFDATLDGELLVGTPPDWTGSFSDLQQRLNRKSVSAKMREKYPVFVRCYDLLRIDTGDLRPLPFTERRTRLEDFITLLDPKRFDLSPLISFSSWDQLEVLRKAPPHPIIEGVMMKRRDSAYVAGRPKGPWFKWKRDPHTVDAVLMYAQRGHGKRSSYYSDYTFGVWSGADEAPELVPVGKAYFGFTDEELKQIDKFVRDNTIERFGPVRSVRADRDHGLVLEVAFEGLARSTRHKSGVAMRFPRISRLRWDKPTREADRIETLTAMLD from the coding sequence GTGAACCGCTTTGCCGAACTTCTGGACCGTCTGGTGCTGACGCCATCGCGCAATGGCAAGGTGACGCTTCTTGTCGACTATTTTCGGGGCACACCCGACCCTGATCGTGGCCTGGCGCTGGCGGCCATCACCGGCGATCTGGCGATTGCGGCGGTGAAGCCAGCCATGCTGCGTACGCTTGTGGTCGAGCGCATGGACCCTGTGCTGTTCGGCTATTCCTATGACTATGTAGGCGACCTTGCCGAAACCGTATCGCTTGTATGGCCGGATGGCGACGCGCACCGCAAACCCAACCGGGAATTGACGCTTGCCGAAGTGGTCGATCGCCTGCAGGCGGCCAGCCGTTCCGATGGGCCGAAGGTTCTTGCCGCCTTGCTCGATCAGGCCAGCATTGCCTCACGCTTCGCGCTGATCAAGCTGGTGACCGGCGGATTGCGCATCGGTGTTTCGGCGAGGCTCGCCAAGCAGGCATTGGCCGATTTCGGCACAGTGGATGTCGCCGAGATCGAAGAGCTGTGGCACGGATTGGCCGTGCCCTATGCCGAACTTTTTGCGTGGCTGGAAGGCAAGGCCGACAAGCCCGAGCAGACCGCGCAGGCACTTTTTCGCCCGGTGATGCTGTCCCATCCCGCGGAACCGAACGATCTTGCCAAGCTTGACCCCGCCGACTACGCCGCCGAGTGGAAATGGGATGGCATTCGTGTGCAGGCGGTTTCGACCGGGGACACGCGCCGGCTCTATTCCCGCACCGGCGATGATATTTCGGGCGCCTTCCCGGACCTGGTCGAGGCGATGGATTTCGACGCGACGCTGGACGGGGAGTTGCTGGTTGGCACGCCGCCCGATTGGACAGGGTCCTTTTCCGACCTGCAGCAGCGGCTGAACCGCAAAAGCGTGTCGGCCAAGATGCGTGAAAAATATCCGGTCTTCGTGCGTTGCTACGATCTGTTACGGATCGATACCGGGGATTTGCGGCCCCTGCCGTTTACGGAGCGGCGCACGCGGCTTGAAGATTTTATAACGCTGCTTGATCCGAAACGCTTCGACCTGTCGCCGCTGATCAGCTTTTCGAGCTGGGATCAGCTGGAAGTCCTGCGCAAGGCGCCGCCCCACCCGATCATTGAGGGGGTCATGATGAAGCGGCGCGACTCCGCCTATGTCGCCGGTCGGCCCAAAGGCCCGTGGTTCAAATGGAAACGTGACCCGCATACGGTTGATGCCGTGTTGATGTATGCCCAGCGCGGCCACGGCAAGCGCTCCAGCTACTATTCCGACTATACATTCGGCGTCTGGTCCGGCGCTGACGAGGCACCCGAACTGGTGCCGGTTGGCAAAGCCTATTTTGGCTTTACCGACGAAGAACTGAAGCAGATCGACAAGTTCGTACGGGACAACACGATTGAGCGCTTTGGCCCGGTGCGTTCGGTGCGCGCTGACCGCGATCATGGTCTGGTGCTGGAAGTTGCGTTCGAAGGTCTCGCCCGCTCCACCCGCCACAAGTCCGGCGTCGCCATGCGCTTCCCCCGCATCTCGCGCCTGCGCTGGGACAAACCAACGCGCGAGGCCGACCGGATCGAGACCCTGACGGCGATGCTGGATTAA
- a CDS encoding Mrp/NBP35 family ATP-binding protein, with translation MPVNKETVLDQLKTVKGPDFEGDIVSLGLVSDIFIADAKVFFSITVPAARAQELEPLRAAAERVVTAIPGVAGVVVALTAEKKGGGMEAPVQPRPAAPASAPRPAPPTAPHAPKGPQSGRRGVPGIESIIAVASGKGGVGKSTTAANIALGLAAIGLRVGVLDADIYGPSMPRLLGIQGRPETVDGKILKPKENFGLKVMSMGFLVDEETPMIWRGPMVMSALTQMLREVEWGPLDVLVVDMPPGTGDAQLTMAQQVPLAGAVIVSTPQDLALIDARKGLNMFKKVDVPLLGIVENMSYFIAPDTGKRYDIFGHGGARREAERLGVTFLGEVPLEMGIREQSDAGAPVVVSRPDGPEAKIYRDIATRVWERVQEEKAGADAAVPSIVFD, from the coding sequence ATGCCGGTGAATAAGGAAACGGTCCTCGATCAACTCAAGACCGTGAAGGGCCCCGATTTCGAAGGCGATATCGTCAGCCTTGGGCTGGTTTCGGATATTTTCATTGCCGATGCCAAAGTTTTCTTTTCCATCACCGTCCCTGCCGCACGCGCGCAGGAACTTGAGCCGCTGCGCGCCGCTGCCGAGCGTGTCGTGACCGCCATTCCTGGCGTCGCCGGCGTTGTCGTCGCCCTGACAGCCGAGAAAAAAGGCGGCGGCATGGAAGCACCAGTGCAACCCCGTCCCGCCGCCCCGGCTTCAGCGCCGCGCCCAGCCCCGCCAACCGCGCCGCATGCACCAAAAGGCCCTCAATCCGGTCGTCGCGGCGTACCGGGTATCGAGAGCATCATTGCAGTCGCGTCCGGCAAGGGTGGCGTCGGCAAATCCACAACCGCCGCTAACATCGCGCTTGGCCTGGCAGCCATTGGGCTGAGGGTCGGTGTTCTGGACGCCGATATCTATGGGCCCTCGATGCCACGCCTGCTCGGCATTCAGGGAAGGCCGGAAACGGTTGACGGCAAGATACTCAAGCCGAAGGAGAACTTCGGCCTTAAGGTGATGTCGATGGGCTTCCTCGTCGATGAGGAGACACCGATGATCTGGCGTGGCCCGATGGTCATGTCAGCATTGACGCAGATGCTGCGCGAGGTGGAATGGGGGCCGCTCGACGTGCTGGTCGTCGACATGCCCCCCGGCACCGGCGACGCACAATTGACAATGGCGCAGCAGGTGCCACTGGCCGGCGCGGTGATCGTTTCAACACCGCAGGATTTGGCTCTGATCGATGCCCGCAAGGGGCTGAACATGTTCAAGAAGGTCGATGTTCCATTGCTCGGCATTGTCGAGAATATGAGCTATTTTATCGCGCCCGACACCGGCAAGCGCTATGATATTTTCGGTCATGGCGGTGCCCGTAGGGAGGCCGAACGCCTCGGCGTCACATTCCTGGGCGAAGTCCCGCTGGAAATGGGCATCCGCGAACAATCCGATGCTGGCGCCCCGGTGGTCGTGTCTCGCCCGGATGGCCCGGAAGCAAAAATCTACCGCGACATCGCCACCCGCGTTTGGGAGCGTGTTCAGGAAGAGAAAGCCGGCGCCGATGCCGCCGTGCCATCTATCGTGTTCGATTAA